In the Oncorhynchus keta strain PuntledgeMale-10-30-2019 chromosome 32, Oket_V2, whole genome shotgun sequence genome, ATGTTGTTTTACTTAATGAAACTGCCTTAAATGAGCTCTAGTAAACATTGTTTTATTCACACTAATCATTCAACACATTCCATTCTTTGTATGTCTCAAAATAATAGTATTATTTAATTAAATCCATTTAAAAAGAATCATTGTCTGAAAATAAAATATGATCCTCAACTGCGTTTCCCCTCCAGTCAGCAGGCGGCGATGTGCGTCTTTCTGGCGACACCTGCCAGCGTGACGTGTAATCTCGTGGACGGTTCTTCAGAAATAGCTCGTCAACCACCTTGGTAGCTTGCAAGCCAACATAGCCGAAAGATTCAAGCTAATTATACGCTTTCGGTGTATATTAGATACTGTGTTTTAGACACACTTCTGTCGTATCTAACCTATTTAATTTCATATTACGTTATTTTTTATTAGTCAGCTATAGTAGCTGGCTGGTTAAGTTAGCACTAGccgctaatgctagctagctaacttcccTGACCATGAGCTCCCTAAACTACTCCCCTCCTGTtaaagaagaggaggtctgctggacggagaaagaagctctggGGCTGAACATTGTTGTGAAAGAGGTAGAGGttgaggctgttacagtgaaagaagaagagaaagactcgttcagagtgaaagaggaggaggatgttactgtaaaagaagaggaggaagagaaagaggaggatgccGTTTTTGGAGTGAAGATGGAAGGGGAGATTACTGTCACATTGAAAGATGAAGAGGTGGAGATAGGAGATCTGATTAACACCAGTAAGTACCGCCTTAAATTTGTTTTTAACTTTGGATATTCGGAGTTGGCCTGTCAATACCTCTTCAACGGAGGGCCCTAGTATGAAGTCTAGAATCAGACGACGTAGAGAGTAAGCTACCCCTTGTTTTCTCCTTTCCGTTTCCAAAAAGTGACTTAACATATATATTTGAGAAGGGTCTATCTGCTGACCCCAGACTGGGGGGCACGACATGTAGTGATTTTCGTGTGGTGATGTTTTAATACACACCGAGCCCCCCAATATTGCCATGCGAGAGTTGGGTTGGCTACACCAAAGATTgtggatatactgacaagatgTCTCTCTGCCCTAACAAGGGGAGTCGTTGTCCACAAAGTGGCCAAGCGGGTTGTCTAGCTCCCACCtatcctttctttggattggtggatacatgTTCTTATTGTACTTCAAccgcctgtattcaatggagagagaTGCTAAGCTACTAGCATGAATATGCATAGTGATTTGGAGGCAACTCCTATAATGTTTTTATCAGAGTTGccggggtggcagatagcctagtgatTCGACCTTTGGGCCAGGaacagaaaggttgcaagatcgaatccccgagctgacaaggtaaaaatctgtcgttctgcccctgaacaaggcaggtaacccactgttcctaaaccgtcattgaaattaagaatttgttcttgactgatttgcctagtaaaataaaggtttaaaaaaaatgttacgTAACAACTGTGGGAGAAAGATGTACATATAGGGAGGAACATAATACTGTAACACAAGAGAAAGATACACTTAGAGTGCATTTGCCATTCTGGTAAAATGCATTGTCTATTGTATAGGACAGGAGGCCAGAGTAAGGCCGTGAGAGCATAGGACAGCTGGACAAACCAAGGTCAGAGGGACATACAAAGGAGGGGGTCAGCCACATGACCAACTGATGGACTATAGACATAGGCCATATATTTTTAGGAcatgaagatgctgaaggaatgTCAGAAGAGACACATAGTCTACGAGTCCTAATAAGGACAGACAtcaggagatctgcatggaggaatgggccaaaataccagcaacagtgtgtgaaaaccttgtgaagacttacagaaaacatttgacctctgtcattgccaacaaagggtatataacaaagtattgagataaacttttgttattgaccaaatacttattttacaccataatttgcagaaagattaattaaaaatcctacaatgtgattttctggatttaaaaaaatcattttgtctgtcatagttgaagtgtacctatggtgaaaattacaggcctctctcatctttttaagtgggagaacttgcacaatttgtacttttttgccccactgtatatgtttcacaagtttggccacacagtacagcacagtagacaaCTAAGTAACTAGATAATCTGTTTGTCTTTGACAGGAGAGAAACCAGACTCTCCCTCTGACAACGGAAAGAGTCCTTCAGGGGAATCAGACCCAGAGACGCCCAAAGCAAAAGGAGGACATCACTGCTcccactgtggaaagagttttaccaaGTTAGGGAACCTGCATAggcatgagaggacacacacaggagaaaaacctttccaatgctcccagtgtggaaagagttttaacgAATTAGGTTACCTATTAATACATAAGAGAATCCActctggagagaagccttaccactgctccaaATGTGGAATGACTTTTACCTGGTTAGGGAGTCTGAAATCACACAAGAGAATACACACGGGAGAAAATCCTTTTCAATGTTCCCACTGTGGAAAGAATTTTACCCAGTTAGGGAACCTAAATCGGCacaagaggacacacacaggagagaagccttatcactgttctcagtgtggaaagagttttaggGGTTTAGTGAGCTTGAAACAGCatgagaggagacacacaggaaCAAAGCCTTACCAATGCTCcctgtgtggaaagagttttacccagTTAAAGTCCATGAAATTACATGAAGgaatacatacaggagagaagccttatcaatgttcccagtgtggaaagaatTTTATGGGTTTAGTGAACTTGAAACAGCATGAGAGGATACACCCACAAGAAAAGCCCTACCGATGCTCcctgtgtggaaagagttttaccaaGTTAGAGGGTCTGACAAGGCATGAGAGGACACACTCAGGAGGGGATAAGCCCTACCACTGCTCcctgtgtggaaagagttttaccaaGTTAGGGGGTCTGACAAggcatgagaggacacacacaggaggggATAAGACCTACCACTGCTCCCACTGTGGAAAGAGATTTAACCGGTTAAGGCATCTGAATAAGCATGAAAGAATACATACACAGGAAGAGAAGACATACCACTGCTCTCAATGTGGAAAGATATTTTCCCAGTCAGAAGACCTGAAATCAcatgagagaatagagagactgTGTTCTGACTTGTGTTTTTGACTGAGaatttgtgtttttgtttgtcacaTTAAATCATATTGTTTAAATGAAAATCTGATCAAGAAAATAggcctgtttttgttttttcatcTTGATCATGTCTaaaatcaaattaaatatttTAAAATGTGTATTTCGTTTTCATTATGAGTTTTGATTGATTGTGTACAAGTATAAACCCTCTGTTGTTCATGATATGATTTGGATAttgttaaatgtaaatgattataTAAGGAAGTAAGTAGCCTTGGCTTGTAGCTGTTTCTGTaatgtgaggcagcttgatgtacaagcaCTTCACCTGGACAAGACAATAGTCTATTAAGTTATTATATAGATTATTTAATTTAGCTATTCTTCACTCCAAccttgaatttgatttgatatatgatTTGAATAATGCTAAATTACTTTGATTGGATACAGCTTCAgccaaatatattggcacccttaCACTAAGAAATAATTCCCCATTTCTTCTCAAATCAGTTGAAATTGATGGTGGTCTggtaccactactatactgtgaTGGTCTCCACACCTTGTTATTGTACTAGCTCCACTACTATACTGTGATGGTCTCCACACCTTGTTATTGTACTAGCTCCACTACTATACTATGATGGTCTCCACATCTTGTCATCAAATGTAtctttataaagccctttttacatcagccgatgtcacaaagtgatgtacagaaactcagcctaaaatcccaaacagcaatgCAGATATAGATGCACGGTGGCTCCCCATTTAAGGTTCCACCAGCCACCTGTAGTTGGGAGGTAGTTCTGTAGTTGTATCTAGCCAGACTAGAAGGGTTCATGTAGATTGTTGGTAGAGTGGTAGTTCTGTAGTTGTTTACAGCCAGACTGGAAGGGTTCATGTAGATTGTTGGTAGAGAGGTACTTCTGTAGTATCGAGCCAGACTAGAAGGGTTCATGCAGATTTTTCAAGGTTGGTTTGATGGAGGCAGTTTTAAGGGAATTATTCACAATGCCTGAATTAAGAAAGTGTTTAGTgatttgtaactctgtgttgtctgttcacactgctatgctttatcttggccaggtcgcagttgcaaatgagaacttgttctcaactagcctacctggttaaataaaggtgaaataaaaataaaataaataaaaatgtatgatTGTATGAGTCCTGTGGGAACAGGGTCCAAGGGGCAGGTAGTTGACCTCATATTATGGACCATTTCAGAGACAGATGTTGGGGTTTTCAATGAGAATGTGGTGAAACTGCAGCTGGGAGGCTCAGTGTGAAGCAGAGGGACATGTCTGAATAAAGGTGTAGATTGTACAGTGAAGCTGCAGCTGGGAGGCTCAGTGTGAAGCAGAGAGACAGGTCTGAATCAAGGGGTAGATTGGACAGTGAAGTAAATGCTCTTTATTGTGGATGTGGTGATTTGAAAAATGGTTGAACTAATTTCTTTACTACATAAAATATATTTCTGGGGCTCCCGTCACCATTTGAAATGAGATTGGTAAAGTATAACTTGTGTTCAGTGCCACTTTGTATGCAGTCTGGTGATATACCAGGGACTGGGGATGCAGTTAGGTttgtatgcagtctaatgatacACCAGGGACTGGGGATGCAATTAGGTTTGTATGCATTCTGGTGATGTACCAGGGCCTGGGGATGCAATTAGGTTTGTATGCAGTCTGGTGATATACCAGGGACTGGGGATGCAGTTAGGTTTGTATGCAGACTAATGATACACCAGGGACTGCGGATGCAATTAGGTTTGTATGCATTCTGGTGATGTACCAGGGCCTGGGGATGCAGTTAGGTTTGTATGCAGTCTGGTGATGTACCAGGGCCTGGGGATGCACAGTTAGGTTTGTATGCAGTCTGGTGATGTACGAGGGCCTGGGGATGCACAGTTAGGTTTGTATGCAGTCTGGTGATGTACCAGTCCCTGGGGATGCACAGTTAGCTTTGTTTTCCTCGAGGTCTTCTCCAGTTTGCTCCCAGCAGCATTCATAGAACGTAGATCACTGTTAAACTAGGCTGCAGAGCGTTTGTTTGACTGAATGAATATGACATTGCCTTAAATGCAGCATTAGATGTAAAGTTTACATTCTCATTCATTACAAATCTTCACTAATCAATCAACACATGCTTTCATTTCAACGTATCAATATAATATtattaaattaaatacattttaaaaatacctTTTTTTGTCATACTTCTGTTCTATAGCTAGTTGCCCCATTTATTTTCATATTTACATTGTTAGTCAGGCAGATGTTTTAAATTTGCCTATTGCTAGGCTATtcgctaatgctaactagctagctaacatcccgACCATGAGTTCACTAAGCTACTCTCCTCCTGAtaaagaagaggaggtctgctggacggagaaagaaactctggtgaaagaggaggaggaagagaaggatgttacaatacaaaaacaagtagagggCGAGGCTGTTACTgtgaaagaagaagaaaaagtgaAAGAGGACTAAGAAGGTGTTCCAATaaaagaagagggggaggaacaggGGAAGATAACTCACAtcgaaagaggaggaggaggcgacAAAGGATCTAATTAACAACCGTAAGTACTATCTTGGAAACGGGCACAAACTGTCTGCAGTTGTCTAACTAATGCAGGTTTAAACTGTAAGTCCTGCTCTTTATTATGTTGTTTATAATGTAGGAATTGATGAAGCTAAACTGTAACGTGTGTATACCATCAAAGAGCGGGCCACCAACAAAACGCATTAATCATGCATCCAATATATTATTTTAGTTAAATACTGTAGTCCACAATATCTATTATTATAGTGGTCTCTACAGCTTAAAAACGTCcctaatagagagagagagagagataggatacggcatgggtcaaaatgattgattgatgaccTTACGTCATGATGACGTGTACATGTCTGAATATGGGCCTCCGCCCCGGCCCCCTGTTCCTGTGTtcacgtgttagagggtgtgtgttattttatagctTTATGTTATGCTTTGAAATAGGCCTGTTGTTTGATGTCTAGGGGGGCTGGTTGAACTGGGGAGGGTGTTGTTTGAATTTTTGGGACCGTACACCCAGTTTTTATCTCCCTTATGGTTgttatctatgaagcaggaatgtccaggCTTATGTATCTGGGGCCTAGGCTTTATAGATGTCCAGAACAAGCCATTTTTTAAgacctgaatattaaacatctaaaaTATGTCTACAAGGGGAATTCTCTGAGTGCTCTGTAGCTCATGTCATGAACCCAACGCCAAAAGCTTGGAGGATATTTTGTTTGAGGCTCCCGAATGTTTTAACGGATTTTTGTGTACAAGCGAGGgacatatttcgtacatattcaacccggaggaatctacggttaagatattcacagacagcGTGTCCCAACCCTTTTATTGTGCAGAACCCGAGAGTTTTTCTCCAGCGCTAAGGATGCGAGAATGGCTTAAAATAAGGCTAGCTTTGTGTCAAATGGAACGCGTCCTGAGTGCTTCAAGGCTGCCCGGATATGCGTTGGAAGAACAAGTCTGTGGACGCCAGGATCTAATGGCTCTGAGAGTCACTTCCATGGGGTATACCCCGGACTCCAGAGTGACAATTTTAGCATGTGAACAATTTGATAGGGCAAATGCTACGAAAACGGTCAGTTCATTTGTATCCTCCAAAGCATGCAAGGATGTAATTTTTTTTCAAATAATGTTTAGTTTTAAATGGCGCGATTACCACATTTTCAGAACCCTGATGAATAAGCTGGACAGTCTTTTCGAAAATCGTGAGCAATTACGGAGATGGCCGAGGTTATCGTTGAGACATACCCCGGAACAACAACAAGGTCGAAGGCGGATCTTTCCCTGGCAGGAAAGTGGACAGACCTTCAACGGAGCGCGGAAAAGACTTTGCGATGGGGAATTGGAAACGGATAATGTTCAGGGCTAACAGGACCCCTATATCTGGAAGAAATAGTACAATTTTTTGAATTATAACGTGTGTTAAAATGTAGGTGttaatttttgaaaatgtatagcCCCCATGGCGCCGACAACTGTAAGATCTGTATTATTAGTCTATTCCTACATGGGTATGTTATGAACATTACGTTTTATTAAAAGTTTGTAATAATGTACAAAGACCGGCCTCCAaggtttttattttatacataaaACACGTGTGTTGCATGTTTAAATATTATTCAAAGGTGTTACTTAATTCAAACATGTCTTAAAGGTTGTACGAAATATTTTGGAATTCAATAAAAGGAATTTAAAAAACGATATCTCACCCTTTAACTATGTGAAAAGCCTATTTAACAACGTCTTCTAGCTCTGTCGCGAAGTAAAATAGaatcagtgtttgtgtgtgggagGGGTCTTGAGGCGTagcaacaggtgtgtgtgtgtgtgtgtgtgtgtgtgtgtgtgtgtgtgtgtgtgtgtgtgtgtgtgtgtgtgtgtgtgtgtgtgtgtgtgtgtggtacataAATCCTAAGGTGGGGGGTTTCAACCAGGGGTCCCAGAGCTCTATCTGTAGAGAATCGTTTGAAACCaagtgtgacgtagaagtccgtcactggccgcgggcagcatttggttctttaacgcacacacatattcttcactcctccctgcgccattataagataagttaacaatgtgggtcaacacacaaattaacttctgtcttggtgcatgcatttcacacttgtcaatgttcatatttgagagatacaataattatgatacttatcaatgttgtggatgagcgcattgtttgtttgttctgtttctctctctccatctctgtagcttccgggtatgctgaaAAGGACCTGAGctcagggaattgggttggctttatagtgcctgtcccaaatggctcattaatgcatatgggcatattgaaagatattgtcagtagtgatgtaatgttgtaaatgttatgttgtgatattgtttaaaaccgtgttgcaatgtatatcctttaaaATGTAGGTTTGCattattaattgattaattaaccagggttaattgttctgagggaggggctagccctacaaaaggagcctctctttcagtaaTGGGGAAggcattttggattgagctgtggatggggcagcattgttttaagctgtcccataaggtagacgttgatggcagtactgttgtttttgttccggaattcacttgtaaataaacacctttgcacagaataacttttgcggttccgccatctttttattttgatagaggttaggttatccagtttagccttctggcctactctacgtgacaccaAGGTTTACATTATCCGTCATATGGCCTGTCAAGATATAGGCCTTACAGCCCTGGTTAAACACTGATATCTAATCAACACACAGGGATTCTAGCAAACCCAATGCAGACAGAACGGTACTTTGAATTCAAAGCCTTTTGGGGGGTTCTAAAACAGACATACCGGGGGTGGGGTGTAGCATACATCTCTCAAAAACTCATTCCGTACTTTTAGATAGTTAGGGACAGAACTATTTTTAACGTTGTTAGCATTGCTTTAGCGCAAACATAAAGGCCCGAATATTGAGCTGCACGGAcagattaaaataataataataataatattctgaATAAGGGAATCTCGCATAATGGATATTTCTGGAGGTGAGtaaatgaaaaacatattttaagATTTGTTTGAATATTATTGGAATATTAACCCCTAGTTATTTGGGTATTTCAGGCCAAAAGGCCAAtatagtttaaaaatatatatttaaaaaagtgTAGATATATCGTGTAACTGTTGATATTGTCTAATGGTGTCTAGGCTCCCCGACATTTACGCAGCTTTTACGCGATTTACCTGATCTGGAACAACATGAGGGTGGTTCACAGGCGCAAAAGTCTGGCAGGCAATCACCAGCGGCCTTTTTTCGTTGTAAGTCCTTATAATTAAACACATACCCAAGAACATTTAtatataaacattttaaaaataggTTGTACTATTTAAAAAAACTATTTTATGTATTTACAGCCGACATACAACCCGGAATGATAAAGGATGCGTTATGGACATCTGACACGCAGGACTTTGATGCAATTCTACCGTTCTGTACGAGCGATTTTTCAAACTCACCGCGAATCCAGGGAACATCGACCCCCGCCCGAAATATTCCAGACCGCAACAAGCAAAGAGCCTTGGTTGTCCATGTACATTGCTCGGAATCAAGCCCACCCGAAAACTACTGTTGGGCCGGGAACTTGCTGCTTCACGAGCCGTCGCTCCAGGGACACGGTATGAGACCATTATACAGTTTGGTTATTAGTTATAAGTCTTT is a window encoding:
- the LOC127914397 gene encoding zinc finger protein OZF-like, which gives rise to MSSLNYSPPVKEEEVCWTEKEALGLNIVVKEVEVEAVTVKEEEKDSFRVKEEEDVTVKEEEEEKEEDAVFGVKMEGEITVTLKDEEVEIGDLINTREKPDSPSDNGKSPSGESDPETPKAKGGHHCSHCGKSFTKLGNLHRHERTHTGEKPFQCSQCGKSFNELGYLLIHKRIHSGEKPYHCSKCGMTFTWLGSLKSHKRIHTGENPFQCSHCGKNFTQLGNLNRHKRTHTGEKPYHCSQCGKSFRGLVSLKQHERRHTGTKPYQCSLCGKSFTQLKSMKLHEGIHTGEKPYQCSQCGKNFMGLVNLKQHERIHPQEKPYRCSLCGKSFTKLEGLTRHERTHSGGDKPYHCSLCGKSFTKLGGLTRHERTHTGGDKTYHCSHCGKRFNRLRHLNKHERIHTQEEKTYHCSQCGKIFSQSEDLKSHERIERLCSDLCF